A part of Methanomassiliicoccaceae archaeon genomic DNA contains:
- the cysK gene encoding cysteine synthase A, whose amino-acid sequence MAKIYNNMGELVGRTPLVRFSRMEKLHGTKGRLIVKMEMFNPSGSVKDRISLAMVEEAEKRGVLKGGSVIIEPTSGNTGIGLAMVGAAKGYRVILTMPETMSAERRNILRSYGAELVLTEGSKGMKGAIVRADELVKEIEGSVIPGQFVNLVNPEIHRRTTGPEIWEDTGGDVDVLVAGIGTGGTITGAGEFLRTKNPGLKIIAVEPAGSPVLSEGRSGVHKIQGIGAGFVPDVLNTGIYDEIIAVTDEDAFVTGREIAKVEGALVGVSTGAAIWAAIKVASRPEFEGKNIVVISADSGDRYLSTPMFAF is encoded by the coding sequence ATGGCAAAAATTTACAATAATATGGGCGAGCTGGTGGGGAGGACCCCGCTGGTCAGATTCAGCAGGATGGAGAAATTACACGGAACCAAAGGCAGGCTCATCGTAAAAATGGAGATGTTCAATCCGTCTGGCTCTGTGAAGGACAGGATATCTTTGGCCATGGTCGAAGAGGCAGAGAAAAGAGGCGTCCTTAAAGGTGGGTCCGTCATCATCGAGCCGACCTCCGGTAACACGGGAATAGGCCTCGCGATGGTGGGAGCTGCGAAAGGGTACAGGGTAATATTGACGATGCCAGAGACGATGTCCGCAGAAAGACGGAACATCCTCAGGTCGTACGGTGCTGAACTGGTATTGACAGAAGGCAGCAAGGGGATGAAAGGCGCAATAGTGAGGGCCGACGAGCTCGTGAAAGAGATCGAAGGAAGCGTCATCCCAGGTCAGTTCGTGAATTTGGTCAACCCGGAAATACACCGCAGGACCACCGGCCCGGAGATATGGGAGGACACCGGAGGGGACGTCGACGTACTGGTCGCCGGAATAGGGACCGGTGGCACCATAACCGGTGCGGGTGAGTTCCTTCGAACCAAGAATCCGGGCCTCAAGATAATCGCGGTGGAGCCGGCCGGTTCCCCAGTCCTTTCAGAGGGCCGCAGCGGAGTTCATAAGATACAGGGTATCGGGGCCGGTTTTGTCCCGGACGTATTGAACACGGGGATCTACGACGAGATCATCGCCGTCACGGACGAGGATGCATTCGTAACGGGAAGGGAGATAGCCAAGGTCGAGGGCGCACTGGTGGGAGTATCCACGGGCGCGGCGATATGGGCGGCCATCAAGGTGGCATCCAGGCCGGAATTCGAAGGAAAGAACATAGTGGTCATATCGGCGGACAGCGGAGATAGATACCTGTCTACGCCCATGTTCGCATTTTGA